A window of the Tenebrio molitor chromosome 1, icTenMoli1.1, whole genome shotgun sequence genome harbors these coding sequences:
- the LOC138133766 gene encoding queuine tRNA-ribosyltransferase accessory subunit 2, whose product MKFYVEPVSKCTQRLGTLTEIEAKPLVSIKTPAVMLHTQGGQIPHITHEVFRLVSRKPQVLQIPLAGMHTFKEAMQYYEGTISSFIGSKDSLSCLTLQDPCNITKQGHHSSLKVPIWTKNGKVYYDAKSYMDVVESFKPDMYFLLSDGDTNISSSEKRVSKSVSNTTNFYKDCLERHRKSDVLKHSFVIAPIVGGYKQIAREKYINTMFEDVKDVDGFLLDGLHNNGPEAEFLEFNEIEPIIRCILNKLPVEKLRVVQGCWNPVNVINLVELGIDLFDTSYCHILTERSAAMTFAIETTDQTNTYEINLRDAKYVDDFQPILIGCDCLSCTKYSRAYIHHLLSVHELLGPILVMIHNVYHYLRFFEKIRSCVQSNTLQALQLSISEQFRNHQKTK is encoded by the exons atgaaattttacgtTGAACCTGTTTCGAAATGTACACAGCGTTTGGGAACTCTAACAGAGATTGAAGCCAAACCTTTAGTTTCTATAAAGACTCCTGCAGTAATGCTACACACGCAG GGCGGACAAATTCCACACATCACCCACGAAGTCTTCAGGCTTGTCAGTAGAAAGCCCCAAGTATTGCAAATCCCCTTAGCGGGGATGCACACATTTAAAGAGGCCATGCAGTATTATGAAGGGACAATATCCAGTTTTATTG GGAGCAAAGACAGTTTGTCATGTTTGACATTGCAAGATCCTTGCAATATAACAAAACAGGGCCACCACTCCTCGCTGAAAGTCCCCATATGGACCAAAAACGGTAAAGTGTATTACGACGCCAAAAGCTACATGGATGTTGTGGAATCGTTCAAACCTGACATGTACTTCCTGCTGTCTGATGGAGACACAAATATCAGTAGTTCCGAGAAACGTGTTTCAAAATCAGTCAGCAACACCACCAATTTTTACAAGGACTGCTTAGAAAGACACAGAAAATCAGACGTGCTGAAACACTCATTTGTGATAGCGCCCATAGTTGGAGGCTACAAGCAAATAGCTCGAGAAAAGTACATCAACACTATGTTTGAAGATGTGAAAGATGTAGATGGATTTTTGTTAGATGGTCTTCACAATAACGGCCCAGAGGCCGAATTTTTAGAGTTTAATGAAATAGAGCCTATAATACGATGCATTTTG AACAAGTTACCTGTCGAAAAACTCCGTGTGGTGCAGGGATGCTGGAACCCTGTCAACGTAATCAATTTGGTGGAGCTGGGGATTGACCTGTTCGACACTTCATACTGTCACATACTGACAGAGAGATCAGCCGCGATGACTTTTGCCATCGAGACAACCGACCAAACAAACACCTACGAAATCAATCTCAGAGATGCCAA GTATGTGGATGATTTCCAACCCATTCTAATTGGATGTGATTGTCTGTCGTGCACCAAATATTCCAGAGCATACATCCATCATTTGTTGTCAGTCCACGAGCTGTTGGGACCAATCTTAGTGATGAT ACACAATGTTTATCAttatttgcgattttttgaaaaaatacggAGTTGTGTTCAGTCCAATACATTGCAAGCCTTACAACTGAGTATATCGGAACAATTCAGG
- the Nelf-E gene encoding negative elongation factor E — translation MVYIHFPANFTEEELMLQAKYQKLKKKKKALQALKAPKPEPEKPITPKRPAEARDAREVAKKLIKSGAIPAISKQQKQPEQGFKRPRGLERKLISDKIVSGYQPFSAVQMDDGPDNPENKPPRIKNLYDTFANARDREERGLTEKQREKPDKPRQGNTIYVSGYKITEEFLKKHFSTIGNIVNISMEIEKNRGFVTFDKVEAAERAIAEMDGSMVSGIQLKVTLARRQPQIEPINDASSSAAWATLASSHSQKGNHRDKRNLVSYDDIFD, via the exons ATGGTATACATTCATTTTCCTGCAAATTTTACTGAAGAAGAATTGATGCTTCAagcaaaatatcaaaaattgaaaaagaag AAAAAAGCTCTGCAAGCTTTAAAGGCCCCAAAGCCCGAACCAGAAAAGCCAATAACCCCCAAACGGCCGGCAGAGGCTCGAGATGCGAGAGAAGTTGCGAAGAAACTCATAAAATCTGGTGCGATTCCGGCCATTTCTAAACAACAGAAGCAGCCTGAACAAGGATTTAAACGGCCCAGAGGCTTGGAAAGGAAGTTGATTTCGGACAAAATTGTCAGCGGCTATCAACCATTTTCTGCAGTTCAAATGGACGATGGCCCCGACAATCCGGAGAACAAACCACCGAGAATCAAGAATTTGTACGATACTTTTGCAAATGCACGTGATAGAGAAGAGAGGGGACTCACCGAGAAGCAGCGCGAAAAACCAGATAAACCTCGACAAGGAAACACAATTTATGTGTCAGGATACAAAATTACAGAAGAGTTTTTGAAGAAGCACTTTTCCACTATCGGAAATATCGTGAATATTTCAatggaaattgaaaaaaa TCGAGGTTTTGTTACTTTTGATAAAGTAGAAGCTGCGGAGCGTGCAATAGCAGAG ATGGACGGGAGTATGGTATCTGGTATTCAGTTGAAAGTGACTTTAGCAAGACGGCAACCTCAAATCGAACCTATTAATGATGCTTCCTCGTCGGCAGCCTGGGCAACTTTAGCGTCAAGTCATTCCCAGAAAGGAAATCATAGGGATAAGAGGAATTTGGTGTCGTACGATGATATATTTGACTAA
- the LOC138133710 gene encoding microtubule-associated protein futsch, with translation MERHKRDKKHRKRAPRVPIKTYRWEDIRRERLRGGYPWTYLYKEPFKEQTDTKLSAMESKWKSKSSKATPKPSERLVIQEVTNGSDNHQDSLTPEPSGYIVITEVPSDSENHSKPVTTSSVTIEDVDEPEVLNLESAESSDNISQYLDKEEPVAEPAQTTPTTSKAEDVTAENGRQERAKSEEPKRKRKLSIDSSYSRKSLSKLAIIKKLKEARDKIKVPKLTLPKSLKKEASVKSKTEEEAKPVDVSKHYKPRRNEIPVYIHIPLKPPEGETDEFSYLEFGEKKPEEPEKTEEPEKPAEEPEPVEPHEEVEGPPAGERRFSGDPDDIVAFEILKSETIDLEHATKNGLHGGSDYLIIQDDDNKNDNMIIIMPGADEPALSRQGSKRLEPGLSRQGSKRLEQPGLSRQGSNRLAPSRQDSKRERAKSAEPERKRKLSAESGHSRVSLSKLGLMKKLRDAKDKLKLPKLSLSRSNSKKELQKKQKEESSAPKESKKEVEPKKEAEHKTEVKKEKSSSKEPKYIHIPLKPPPGQTDEFSYLEFEEKKEEVKPAEPETSAKEEQQGSVESPESPESPKAEGVQFIFLTPPSDDEILDHPDVPETPSSETKNFFETNVTELKVIAKTAVEETTPRSRKKLLQAVTEEEGSNGAKSAAQPSDADDEKPVEKVEKMVVDEEDGLKLTESAMAKQEQNIKAKEVTEPSQELKSNLKADSPVLKKKVSFKRRSTDDSKDGIYEDVQAPAGDKSGQKDKSTDEHKGKLAVMGNSQSMSADEEKSYLDEKKIIKSTSLEEDYNRWSKLSDHEYEPVNPPPDNIPPASTAPTVHIIDSDRGLQQKPISQASSTTSLERRMLGAEIETSPEESQTVQEMQTEIENKFFSKTSESQPQTTTHTVTTVSTSETQSQPPKHEGPGKFQQAIKTQADKFKTKLHEFKKPNIKLPSKPKIKKPNFQKMKFEKPKFNLPKLPDTAKINLPTFSLPRRSPVKRSLKERQLSTESNAGDSKKSYFDFRTYPRLFRRKPKDDLDSFSSKSEREVPEFATVPRTKRNKESDRWGGRDTIRIPLHAEDSIEDEEREDSVERRMASHIRYDQDIDIDDAYEKENQEIHTASPFSHDYNSRWNHGSFHPDPNEEDSRNRQVTDLDSPEDEPAPHESFDTNTSKDIHSSESSLGIHRRGVLEEIDSDEFFLRQKGISQDNIEVGMYLSSEIREAFKYPTNALADLQGQPRDFPFDAMASNQSLPETPSKRKSAKKPKRKKTPHVSQEQISFDQDSELDTEIPPSRPKRRSKRNKKQRELEEVVPYQETIAVDVPDANLGIVRGPEENEEFKRMYENEQMQGKEQPEINVIDPYAEYEGKYESDDEVFRDEDIRPSAPPRKNRSLKSLNFSEHDSILGDFNQPLHDIEVYKTEHEYIIPTPEVPPTKPPRTLSRSSSKSQDHEEAHQEVEEAPVRPTRSRSRTRSRADSLTLEEPCVEEICVQDFRDSMGYAVIDKNARREPPLPPPRTPPRRKRSVQPPQESQISERKFFTVPRPLNDEPPSRPLRNYSTLGPSRPPRRKHPVNMTDEEKENIDITQYIEIDDEPNRDLHSGEVIQKMRDRPLPAPPRPPRKMRTLQDITSQENIAIGSQENVAGEAFDEEKTEIVEEAEVSTQTEPLPDDFLCDEFAPQEPEEAQPLTTEHESTPVVVERRLITPTHYTYQETVTHGSLVVEPLNGARILPDSDISRVERPVERSVPITKDYEDETSEIPEEFTKLKDPSPAQTSPPPVQTSPPQPSVIERIIERPVVIQPDSGTEVEVLKAQKLQVADLDVDRLSVNELLASKIIVSEIDSGNIQATEISSKTGALKIGEIELPPSVIQQLFEKLQSAAQEQQSSGPIESRPVAETSTKKEAGEETGQKKTPFEQVTVETLPPQRPPRKTEETHETSVPPVDDNIIEEIQVVDVECTQTDSLNISETEEIQEIPEKVDPPKPPVRTDSSTKSKETEPVLEDVEIAEEEAPQRPPRQSEKIKVDESVVKEQETMTASEVDLEEKRAEEPVKREQRMEEPEIDDEPPPRPPEPQVDYIPSQAPPSFYALRAQQYIDSFEGDIPMAPRRRRHHKPRISRSSSEESPAPLPSRRRYRSPEPTIPQLTGQLLQACGSAANNSIKRLITYITNNILRNTDGQQDLNVMIVILLVLIAGLILLGFGDGKTVHYHHWEFFNPPRDM, from the exons ATGGAACGACATAAGAGAGACAAGAAACACA GGAAGAGAGCTCCACGGGTACCGATCAAAACATATAGGTGGGAGGACATCCGAAGAGAGCGTTTGAGAGGTGGTTACCCCTGGACCTACTTGTACAAAGAACCTTTCAAAGAACAAACCGATACGAAACTTTCCGCGATGGAGTCAAAATGGAAAAGCAAAAGTTCCAAAGCCACGCCAAAACCTTCCGAGCGATTGGTAATACAAGAAGTAACAAACGGTTCGGACAACCACCAAGACAGTTTGACCCCGGAACCGTCCGGGTACATCGTAATAACGGAAGTACCGAGTGATTCGGAAAATCATTCCAAACCTGTGACCACAAGTTCCGTCACAATTGAAGACGTCGACGAACCGGAAGTTCTCAATCTGGAATCGGCGGAAAGTTCGGATAACATTAGTCAATATTTAGATAAAGAAGAACCAGTGGCTGAGCCGGCACAAACAACACCGACGACGAGCAAAGCTGAAGACGTCACAGCCGAAAACGGACGTCAAGAAAGAGCCAAGTCTGAAGAGCCCAAACGGAAACGGAAATTGTCCATCGACAGCAGTTACAGCAGAAAGAGTTTGTCGAAACTTGCGATCATAAAGAAATTGAAAGAAGCTAGAGATAAAATTAAAGTTCCTAAATTGACTCTGCCCAAATCTCTAAAAAAAGAAGCTTCGGTAAAAAGTAAAACGGAAGAGGAAGCAAAACCCGTGGATGTCTCAAAACACTACAAACCAAGAAGGAATGAGATACCTGTTTACATTCATATTCCCCTGAAACCGCCTGAGGGAGAAACAGATGAATTCTCGTATTTAGAATTCGGGGAGAAGAAACCCGAAGAGCCTGAAAAAACAGAAGAACCAGAAAAACCCGCAGAAGAACCAGAACCAGTTGAACCACATGAAGAAGTGGAGGGTCCCCCAGCTGGTGAAAGACGATTCAGCGGAGACCCAGACGACATCGTGGCTTTTGAAATTCTCAAAAGTGAGACGATCGACTTGGAGCATGCTACTAAAAACGGCCTCCACGGGGGTAGCGACTATTTGATAATACAAGACGATGATAACAAGAACGACAACATGATCATTATCATGCCTGGAGCTGATGAACCGGCACTAAGCAGACAAGGATCTAAAAGGTTGGAACCGGGACTGAGCAGACAAGGATCTAAAAGGCTAGAACAGCCGGGATTGAGCAGACAGGGATCTAACAGGCTGGCACCTTCACGACAAGACAGTAAACGAGAAAGGGCAAAATCTGCAGAACCAGAAAGGAAACGAAAATTATCGGCAGAGAGTGGCCACAGTAGGGTCAGCCTGTCTAAATTGGGTCTTATGAAAAAACTCAGGGACGCTAaagacaaactgaaactgcCGAAACTGTCTTTGTCACGATCCAATTCAAAAAAGGAGCTGCagaaaaaacagaaagaaGAGTCCAGCGCGCCTAAAGAATCTAAAAAGGAAGTTGAGCCTAAAAAGGAAGCAGAACATAAAACGGAagtgaagaaagaaaaatcgtCAAGTAAAGAACCTAAGTATATTCACATACCTTTGAAACCACCTCCTGGACAGACTGACGAGTTTTCCTACTTGGAATtcgaagaaaaaaaggaagaaGTCAAACCGGCCGAACCCGAAACAAGTGCAAAAGAGGAACAACAAGGCTCGGTGGAAAGTCCCGAAAGTCCTGAAAGTCCGAAAGCCGAAGGCGTCCAGTTCATCTTCTTGACTCCACCTTCGGACGACGAAATCTTAGATCACCCCGACGTCCCGGAAACTCCCTCTTCCGAGACCAAAAACTTCTTCGAAACCAACGTCACCGAACTGAAAGTAATCGCAAAAACTGCAGTCGAAGAAACAACGCCCAGATCGCGGAAAAAGTTGTTGCAAGCGGTAACAGAAGAGGAAGGTTCCAACGGAGCCAAATCAGCAGCGCAACCGAGCGATGCTGATGACGAGAAACCAGTTGAGAAAGTTGAAAAAATGGTGGTGGATGAGGAGGACGGTTTGAAATTGACCGAATCGGCAATGGCCAAACAGGAGCAAAACATTAAAGCCAAAGAAGTGACGGAACCGTCGCAAGAGCTGAAATCAAATTTGAAGGCTGACTCTCCGGTTTTGAAAAAGAAAGTCTCGTTCAAGAGACGCTCGACAGACGACTCTAAAGATGGTATTTACGAAGACGTACAGGCACCTGCTGGTGATAAATCAGGTCAGAAGGATAAATCTACCGACGAGCACAAAGGCAAATTGGCCGTAATGGGGAACAGTCAGTCCATGTCAGCTGACGAAGAGAAGAGTTATCTTGACGAGAAGAAAATTATCAAGAGCACGTCGCTAGAAGAGGACTATAACAGATGGTCAAAATTAAG CGATCACGAATACGAACCTGTGAACCCACCACCCGATAATATCCCTCCCGCGTCGACAGCACCCACAGTTCACATTATCGACTCAGACCGAGGACTTCAACAGAAACCCATAAGTCAGGCCAGCAGTACCACTTCGTTGGAACGACGCATGTTGGGCGCTGAAATCGAAACTAGTCCAGAAGAGTCACAGACAGTTCAAGAAATGCAAAccgaaattgaaaacaaattcTTCAGCAAAACCTCAGAATCACAACCACAAACCACAACACACACAGTCACTACTGTTAGCACTTCCGAAACACAAAGCCAACCACCAAAACACGAAGGTCCAGGAAAATTCCAACAAGCCATAAAGACACAAGCGGATAAATTCAAAACGAAACTGCACGAGTTCAAAAAACCCAACATCAAGCTGCCCTCAAAgcctaaaataaaaaaaccgaactttcaaaaaatgaagtttGAAAAACCCAAATTCAACTTGCCGAAACTACCGGACACGGCGAAGATTAATTTGCCGACGTTCAGCTTGCCGCGCAGAAGTCCAGTGAAACGGTCTCTGAAAGAGCGACAGTTATCGACGGAATCGAACGCGGGCGATTCTAAGAAAAGTTATTTCGACTTTAGAACTTACCCCAGACTCTTCAGGAGAAAACCGAAAGACGATTTGGACTCTTTCAGCTCGAAGAGTGAACGGGAAGTTCCGGAATTTGCGACTGTGCCCAGGACGAAACGAAACAAAGAAAGCGACAGATGGGGCGGTCGTGACACTATCCGAATACCTCTACATGCAGAAGATTCAATCGAAGATGAAGAAAGGGAAGACTCCGTCGAAAGACGGATGGCGTCTCATATCCGATACGATCAGGATATCGATATTGACGACGCTTACGAGAAGGAGAATCAAGAAATACACACCGCATCACCGTTCAGCCACGACTACAACAGTCGCTGGAACCACGGGAGCTTCCATCCAGACCCCAACGAGGAAGATTCCAGAAATCGACAAGTCACCGATCTGGACTCTCCAGAAGACGAACCCGCTCCCCACGAGAGCTTCGACACCAACACCAGCAAAGACATCCACTCTTCCGAGAGCTCACTCGGTATTCATCGCCGCGGCGTCCTCGAAGAAATCGATTCCGACGAGTTTTTCTTGCGACAAAAGGGCATTTCCCAAGACAACATCGAAGTCGGCATGTACCTCAGCTCCGAAATAAGGGAAGCGTTCAAATACCCCACGAACGCATTAGCTGACCTGCAGGGACAGCCGCGCGACTTTCCTTTCGACGCCATGGCGTCCAACCAGTCGCTCCCGGAAACTCCTTCAAAGCGCAAATCTGCGAAGAAACCCAAGCGCAAGAAAACACCTCACGTGTCCCAAGAACAAATCTCATTCGACCAAGACTCGGAACTCGACACCGAAATACCACCTTCCAGGCCCAAACGCAGGAGCAAAAGGAACAAAAAACAGAGGGAACTGGAAGAGGTGGTTCCGTATCAAGAGACCATAGCGGTGGACGTCCCAGATGCAAATCTCGGAATTGTACGCGGTCCTGAAGAAAACGAAGAGTTCAAAAGGATGTACGAAAACGAACAGATGCAGGGGAAGGAACAGCCGGAAATTAATGTGATCGATCCTTACGCGGAGTACGAAGGGAAGTACGAGAGCGATGACGAAGTGTTCCGAGATGAAGATATCAGACCTTCGGCGCCACCTCGCAAAAACAGGAGTTTGAAGAGTCTCAACTTTTCAGAACACGACTCCATCCTTGGTGATTTTAATCAACCTCTACACGAT ATTGAAGTTTACAAAACGGAACACGAGTACATAATTCCCACGCCGGAAGTACCCCCGACCAAACCACCGCGGACCCTTTCCCGGTCCAGTTCCAAGTCGCAAGACCACGAGGAAGCGCACCAAGAAGTTGAAGAGGCTCCCGTACGGCCGACTAGGTCCCGATCGAGAACCAGGTCGCGTGCCGACTCCTTAACCTTGGAAGAACCCTGCGTAGAAGAGATCTGCGTCCAGGACTTCCGCGACAGCATGGGCTACGCCGTGATCGATAAGAACGCACGGCGGGAACCTCCGCTTCCACCGCCTCGCACCCCGCCTCGCCGCAAGCGATCGGTGCAGCCCCCACAGGAGTCACAGATTTCCGAGAGGAAGTTTTTCACTGTGCCGCGACCCTTGAACGACGAACCACCCTCCCGACCGTTGAGAAACTACAGCACCCTGGGGCCCAGCAGACCCCCTCGAAGAAAACACCCCGTCAACATGACCGACGAAGAAAAGGAGAACATCGACATTACACAGTACATAGAAATAGATGACGAGCCCAATCGCGACTTGCATTCCGGTGAAGTGATCCAGAAGATGCGTGACCGCCCCCTACCCGCGCCGCCTAGGCCGCCCAGGAAAATGCGCACTCTTCAGGACATCACCTCACAAGAAAATATCGCGATCGGTTCGCAAGAGAACGTTGCCGGTGAGGCCTTCGACGAGGAAAAAACGGAGATTGTCGAAGAGGCGGAAGTTTCTACTCAGACTGAACCGCTTCCGGATGATTTCTTATGCGATGAGTTTGCGCCACAGGAGCCTGAGGAAGCACAACCTTTGACAACAGAGCACGAGTCTACTCCTGTGGTCGTCGAAAGGCGTCTGATCACTCCAACCCACTACACTTACCAAGAGACCGTCACCCACGGTTCTTTGGTAGTGGAACCTCTGAACGGTGCAAGGATCTTGCCTGATTCGGACATAAGTCGTGTTGAAAGGCCTGTCGAACGGTCAGTTCCGATCACGAAAGATTACGAAGATGAAACATCGGAAATACCCGAAGAGTTTACAAAACTCAAAGACCCATCACCTGCGCAAACCAGTCCACCACCCGTGCAGACTAGTCCGCCGCAGCCTTCGGTCATTGAAAGGATAATTGAACGGCCCGTGGTGATTCAGCCTGACTCTGGCACCGAAGTGGAAGTGCTGAAAGCTCAGAAGTTGCAAGTTGCCGATTTAGACGTAGACAGATTAAGTGTGAACGAATTGCTAGCAAGCAAAATAATCGTTTCGGAAATTGACAGTGGAAACATTCAAGCCACCGAGATTTCTTCGAAAACCGGTGCCTTGAAGATCGGTGAGATAGAATTACCGCCAAGCGTTATTCAACAATTGTTCGAAAAGTTGCAGTCAGCTGCACAAGAACAACAGAGTAGTGGACCAATAGAATCGAGACCTGTTGCGGAGACTTCTACGAAGAAAGAAGCCGGTGAAGAAacaggacaaaaaaaaactccgTTTGAACAAGTAACTGTTGAAACACTTCCCCCACAGAGACCCCccagaaaaactgaagaaacgCATGAAACTTCAGTTCCTCCCGTAGATGATAATATAATAGAAGAAATTCAAGTTGTAGATGTAGAATGTACACAAACTGATTCACTTAATATTTCAGAAACGGAAGAAATTCAGGAAATCCCCGAAAAAGTAGATCCTCCAAAACCACCGGTGCGAACAGATTCATCGACAAAGTCGAAGGAGACGGAACCAGTTTTGGAAGATGTGGAAATAGCGGAAGAGGAAGCACCGCAAAGACCACCGCGACAGTCGGAAAAGATCAAAGTCGATGAATCTGTTGTGAAAGAACAAGAAACAATGACAGCATCTGAGGTAGATCTTGAAGAAAAACGAGCAGAAGAGCCTGTTAAACGAGAACAACGGATGGAAGAACCTGAAATAGATGACGAACCGCCCCCACGTCCACCAGAACCACAAGTCGACTATATACCTTCACAAGCTCCGCCTAGTTTCTACGCCCTCAGGGCGCAACAGTACATTGACAGTTTTGAAGGTGACATTCCCATGGCCCCCCGACGGAGGCGTCATCACAAACCCCGTATTTCTAGATCTAGTTCGGAAGAAAGTCCTGCGCCGCTCCCTTCTCGACGTCGGTATAGATCTCCTGAACCCACAATTCCTCAACTTACTGGCCAGTTGTTACAAGCGTGCGGTTCAGCAGCAAATAACTCGATTAAAAGACTGATAACATATATTACCAATAATATATTAAGAAACACGGACGGGCAACAAGATCTAAACGTTATGATTGTTATTTTGTTAGTTTTAATCGCCggattaattttattaggTTTTGGTGATGGAAAGACTGTTCACTACCATCACTGGGAATTCTTTAATCCTCCGCGGGATATGTAA